From a region of the Rouxiella sp. S1S-2 genome:
- the ubiA gene encoding 4-hydroxybenzoate octaprenyltransferase: MQGQWRDYCRLMRIDKPIGSLLLMWPTLWALWLASGGMPPLKILIVFVLGVFFMRAAGCVINDYADRKVDGHVKRTAGRPLPSGAITSRQAKMLFGALVLLSFCLVLLLNGKTILLSLGGLALAWIYPFVKRVSNLPQVVLGAAFGWAIPMAYMAVSEAVPLSCWLLFLANICWTVAYDTQYAMVDRDDDLRIGVKSTAILFGRYDNLINGLLQLAMLALMATVGHLNQLGAPFYWSLLLAACLFVHQQKITAKRQREQCFQAFRNNNYVGMVMFIGILLSYSMAGG; this comes from the coding sequence ATGCAGGGACAATGGCGTGATTATTGTCGACTGATGCGAATTGATAAGCCGATTGGTTCGCTGCTTTTAATGTGGCCGACGCTTTGGGCGCTGTGGTTGGCCAGCGGCGGGATGCCGCCGCTCAAGATTCTGATTGTCTTCGTTCTGGGCGTATTTTTCATGCGCGCAGCGGGCTGCGTAATCAATGATTATGCCGATAGAAAGGTTGACGGACATGTGAAGCGTACCGCTGGCCGCCCTTTACCGAGTGGGGCAATCACCAGCAGACAGGCCAAGATGCTTTTTGGCGCGCTGGTTCTGCTGTCATTCTGCCTGGTGCTTTTGCTCAACGGAAAAACCATCCTGCTGTCACTGGGCGGGCTGGCACTGGCGTGGATCTATCCGTTTGTAAAGCGCGTGAGTAACCTGCCTCAGGTGGTGCTGGGGGCGGCGTTTGGTTGGGCCATCCCGATGGCTTATATGGCCGTGAGTGAGGCAGTACCGCTGAGCTGCTGGCTACTGTTTTTGGCTAATATTTGCTGGACTGTCGCCTACGATACGCAGTACGCGATGGTCGACAGGGACGATGACCTGAGGATTGGCGTGAAATCTACCGCGATTCTTTTTGGTCGCTACGACAATCTGATTAACGGACTTTTGCAGTTGGCAATGCTGGCATTAATGGCGACGGTGGGTCATCTGAATCAGCTTGGCGCACCGTTTTATTGGTCGCTGCTGCTTGCCGCCTGCCTGTTTGTGCATCAGCAGAAAATCACCGCCAAGCGCCAGCGCGAGCAGTGTTTTCAGGCTTTTCGCAATAACAATTACGTCGGCATGGTGATGTTTATCGGCATCTTGCTGAGCTACTCAATGGCCGGCGGCTAG
- the ubiC gene encoding chorismate lyase, producing the protein MSESYVPFPDAIHWFEFSSDVPPAVVDWLLEMGSMTRRFEQHCSTVSVTPQKECFIEHHQLSKEEAEQLPMSERYWLREIVLFGDDVPWLLGRTVIPLETLTGDDQALVDLGTLPLGRYLFSGNHLSRDYIHLGQQAKCWARRSRLRLSDKPLLLTEIFLPASPVYDSRDDAVKLTTKK; encoded by the coding sequence ATGTCTGAGTCTTATGTTCCCTTTCCGGATGCTATCCATTGGTTTGAATTCTCTTCCGACGTTCCTCCCGCGGTCGTAGACTGGCTGCTGGAAATGGGGTCGATGACGCGTCGTTTTGAACAGCACTGTTCCACCGTCAGCGTAACCCCGCAGAAAGAGTGTTTCATTGAACACCACCAGTTAAGCAAAGAAGAGGCCGAGCAACTGCCGATGAGTGAGCGCTACTGGCTGCGCGAAATCGTACTATTCGGTGACGATGTACCCTGGCTGCTGGGCCGCACGGTCATTCCACTCGAAACGCTGACCGGAGACGATCAGGCGCTGGTGGACTTGGGAACCTTGCCGCTTGGGCGCTATTTGTTTAGCGGCAATCATCTGAGCCGTGACTACATTCATCTGGGCCAGCAGGCCAAATGCTGGGCTCGGCGCTCTCGTTTAAGGCTTTCAGACAAGCCGCTGCTACTGACCGAAATTTTCTTGCCCGCTTCGCCAGTTTACGACAGTCGCGACGATGCGGTAAAACTAACGACAAAAAAGTAA
- the psiE gene encoding phosphate-starvation-inducible protein PsiE, with amino-acid sequence MAGSKKATMIAVVMQRILNVFLLGLAAILMLFLGRETYHLALVLFVNNDESSSYMLIEGIVIYFLYFEFIALIVKYFASGYHFPLRYFVYIAITAIIRFIIVDHKSPIDTLLYTAAILVLVFTLYLANGERLKRE; translated from the coding sequence ATGGCAGGATCTAAAAAGGCAACGATGATTGCAGTCGTCATGCAGCGAATTTTAAACGTTTTTTTATTGGGGCTGGCAGCCATTCTGATGCTGTTCCTGGGGCGAGAAACGTATCATCTGGCTCTGGTATTGTTCGTTAATAACGACGAATCTTCGTCTTATATGCTGATTGAAGGCATCGTTATTTACTTCCTGTACTTTGAGTTTATTGCCCTGATAGTTAAGTACTTTGCGTCGGGATACCATTTCCCTTTGCGTTACTTCGTCTATATCGCGATTACAGCGATTATTCGCTTTATTATCGTCGATCATAAAAGTCCGATTGATACCCTCCTGTATACCGCCGCGATTTTAGTGCTGGTCTTTACCCTTTATTTGGCTAACGGTGAACGCCTGAAACGTGAGTAA
- the pgi gene encoding glucose-6-phosphate isomerase gives MKNINPTKTAAWQALQQHFDQVKDVQISQLFAEDSDRFTKFSATFDDQILIDFSKNRITAETLEKLHALAKETSLQDAIKSMFSGEKINRTEDRAVLHVALRNRSNTPIVVDGKDVMPEVNAVLAKIKGFTERVIGGSWKGYTGKPITDIVNIGIGGSDLGPFMVTEALRPYKNHLNMHFVSNVDGTHIAETLKPLDPETTLFLVASKTFTTQETMTNAHSARDWFLQTAGEEQHVAKHFAALSTNGKAVAEFGIDTDNMFEFWDWVGGRYSLWSAIGLSIALSVGFENFEQLLSGAHAMDKHFAETPAEKNLPIILALIGIWYNDFYGTETEAILPYDQYMHRFAAYFQQGNMESNGKYVDRNGDAVDYQTGPIIWGEPGTNGQHAFYQLIHQGTKIVPCDFIAPAVSHNALSDHHAKLLSNFFAQTEALAFGKSLDVVEEEFAAQGKKPEDVKHVAPFKVFEGNRPTNSILLREITPFSLGALIALYEHKIFTQGAILNIYTFDQWGVELGKQLANRILPELEGSENVTGHDSSTNGLINRFKNWRA, from the coding sequence ATGAAAAATATCAATCCAACTAAAACCGCTGCCTGGCAGGCCCTGCAGCAGCATTTCGACCAAGTTAAAGATGTGCAAATCAGTCAGCTGTTCGCCGAAGATAGCGATCGCTTCACCAAGTTCTCTGCCACTTTCGACGATCAAATTCTGATCGACTTCTCTAAAAACCGTATCACGGCAGAAACGCTTGAAAAACTGCATGCGCTGGCCAAAGAGACCAGTCTGCAAGACGCCATCAAGTCGATGTTCTCAGGTGAGAAAATTAACCGCACTGAAGACCGCGCCGTGCTGCACGTTGCCCTGCGTAACCGCAGCAACACGCCAATCGTGGTTGATGGCAAAGACGTAATGCCAGAAGTGAACGCCGTACTGGCCAAAATCAAAGGCTTCACCGAGCGTGTGATCGGCGGCAGCTGGAAGGGTTACACCGGCAAGCCAATTACTGACATCGTTAACATCGGTATCGGGGGTTCAGACTTGGGTCCTTTCATGGTGACCGAGGCGCTACGTCCTTATAAAAATCACCTGAATATGCACTTTGTTTCCAACGTTGACGGCACGCACATCGCCGAAACGCTGAAACCGCTGGACCCTGAAACCACGCTATTCCTGGTGGCATCAAAAACCTTCACCACGCAAGAAACCATGACCAACGCCCACAGCGCGCGCGACTGGTTCCTGCAAACGGCCGGTGAAGAGCAGCACGTTGCCAAGCACTTCGCCGCGCTTTCTACCAACGGTAAAGCCGTGGCCGAGTTCGGCATTGATACCGACAACATGTTCGAGTTCTGGGACTGGGTGGGCGGTCGTTACTCCCTGTGGTCTGCGATTGGTCTGTCGATTGCCCTGTCAGTGGGTTTCGAAAACTTCGAACAGCTGCTGAGCGGCGCGCATGCGATGGACAAACACTTCGCCGAAACGCCTGCTGAGAAAAACCTGCCAATTATTCTGGCACTGATCGGTATCTGGTATAACGATTTCTACGGCACAGAAACCGAAGCAATTCTGCCCTACGATCAGTACATGCATCGTTTTGCTGCCTATTTCCAACAGGGAAATATGGAGTCCAACGGCAAATACGTTGACCGCAACGGCGATGCCGTTGACTACCAGACTGGCCCAATCATCTGGGGCGAGCCGGGCACCAACGGACAGCACGCGTTTTATCAGCTGATTCACCAGGGCACCAAAATCGTCCCTTGTGATTTCATCGCACCGGCGGTAAGCCACAATGCGTTAAGCGATCATCACGCCAAACTGCTGTCTAACTTCTTCGCGCAAACCGAGGCGCTGGCCTTTGGTAAATCGCTGGACGTGGTTGAGGAAGAGTTTGCGGCGCAAGGCAAAAAACCTGAAGACGTTAAACACGTGGCACCTTTCAAAGTGTTTGAAGGCAACCGCCCAACTAACTCCATCCTGCTGCGTGAGATCACCCCGTTTAGCCTGGGTGCACTGATTGCGCTGTATGAGCACAAAATCTTTACTCAGGGCGCTATCCTCAATATCTATACCTTCGACCAATGGGGCGTAGAATTAGGCAAGCAGCTGGCAAACCGCATTCTGCCTGAACTTGAAGGCAGTGAGAACGTGACCGGCCACGACAGTTCTACCAATGGTTTAATCAACCGCTTTAAAAACTGGCGTGCCTGA
- the lysC gene encoding lysine-sensitive aspartokinase 3, with amino-acid sequence MNQATLRNADPTPLSSTVIAKFGGTSVADFEAMNRSADVVLSNPDVRVVVLSASAGVTNLLVELAEGSDSARRVFLLDEIRRIQNAIIDRLDKPEVIHEEIERMLENISMLSEAASLATSSALTDELVSHGEMMSTLLFVEILRQRNVSAEWFDVRKIMRTNDRFGRAEPDTQILYDLASQQLLPRLKEALIITQGFIGSEPKGRTTTLGRGGSDYTAALLGEALHASRVDIWTDVPGIYTTDPRLVPAAKRIDRIAFEEAAEMATFGAKVLHPATLLPAVRRGIPVFVGSSKDPSAGGTLVCNTTENPPLFRALALRRKQTLLTLHSLSMLHSQGFLAEVFSILARHNISVDLITTSEVSIALTLDTTGSTSSGESLLTTSLLTELSSLCRVEVEENLALIAIIGNKLSQACGVGKEVFGVLDPFNIRMICYGASSYNLCFLVPGDDANQVVQKLHHNLFEQNQ; translated from the coding sequence ATGAATCAAGCAACACTCCGCAACGCCGACCCGACGCCTTTGAGCAGCACGGTCATTGCCAAATTTGGTGGCACCAGCGTGGCGGACTTCGAAGCGATGAACCGCAGCGCCGACGTTGTACTCTCCAATCCTGATGTTCGAGTCGTCGTACTCTCCGCCTCTGCTGGCGTAACGAATCTGCTGGTTGAACTGGCCGAAGGTTCCGACAGCGCGCGCCGCGTATTCCTGCTCGACGAAATTCGCCGCATCCAAAACGCTATTATCGACCGCCTGGACAAGCCTGAGGTTATCCATGAAGAGATAGAGCGGATGCTGGAAAACATCAGCATGCTTTCTGAAGCGGCAAGCCTCGCCACCTCGAGTGCATTGACCGATGAACTGGTCAGCCACGGTGAAATGATGTCGACCCTGCTGTTTGTCGAAATTCTTCGCCAGCGCAACGTTTCCGCCGAGTGGTTTGACGTGCGCAAAATCATGCGCACCAACGACCGCTTTGGCCGCGCCGAGCCAGACACTCAGATACTGTATGATCTGGCAAGCCAGCAGCTGCTGCCGCGTCTGAAGGAAGCACTGATTATTACTCAGGGCTTTATTGGCTCGGAACCTAAAGGCCGCACCACCACGCTGGGTCGCGGCGGCAGTGACTATACTGCAGCCCTGCTGGGTGAAGCGCTGCACGCGTCCCGCGTTGATATCTGGACCGACGTTCCGGGCATTTACACCACCGATCCCCGTCTGGTTCCGGCGGCTAAACGCATTGATCGTATTGCGTTTGAAGAAGCGGCTGAAATGGCCACCTTCGGCGCCAAAGTTTTGCATCCGGCCACGCTGCTGCCCGCGGTTCGCCGAGGTATTCCGGTGTTTGTGGGTTCAAGCAAAGACCCGTCCGCCGGTGGAACGCTGGTCTGCAACACCACTGAAAATCCGCCGCTGTTCCGCGCGCTGGCGCTGCGCCGCAAGCAGACGCTGCTCACGTTGCACAGCCTGAGCATGCTGCATTCGCAAGGTTTTCTGGCCGAAGTTTTCAGCATCCTCGCGCGTCATAATATCTCCGTGGATTTGATTACCACCTCCGAAGTCAGCATCGCGTTGACGCTCGATACCACCGGGTCTACCTCGTCCGGTGAGAGCCTGCTGACCACCTCGCTGTTGACCGAGCTTTCATCACTGTGTCGCGTCGAGGTTGAAGAGAATCTGGCGCTGATAGCGATCATCGGCAACAAGCTTTCTCAAGCCTGCGGCGTGGGCAAAGAAGTCTTTGGTGTGTTGGACCCGTTTAACATTCGCATGATTTGTTACGGTGCCAGCAGCTATAACCTGTGCTTCCTGGTTCCGGGCGATGATGCTAATCAGGTCGTTCAAAAACTGCATCATAATTTATTCGAGCAAAATCAATAG
- the panS gene encoding ketopantoate/pantoate/pantothenate transporter PanS, whose amino-acid sequence MLAKITRLFPLWAVLLAVAAYYTPTTFTPIGPHVSTLLMLIMFAMGVTLEFGDFKRVLSRPAPVAAATFLHYLVMPLAAWLLAKLFHMPDDLAAGMILVGSVASGTASNVMIYLAKGDVALSVTISSVSTLVGVFATPLLTRLYVDTHIKVDVEGMLLSILQIVVIPILAGLIIHHLFTKAVKRIEPFLPLFSMVCILAIISAVIAGSQGLIGSVGLVVVIAVILHNAIGLLSGYFGGKLFGFDETTCRTIALEVGMQNSGLAATLGKLYFTPIAALPGAIFSVWHNLSGSLLAGYWSGRPVKKEQKSVEE is encoded by the coding sequence ATGTTAGCCAAAATTACACGCCTGTTCCCCCTGTGGGCCGTTTTACTGGCCGTCGCCGCCTATTACACGCCCACGACCTTTACCCCCATCGGCCCGCACGTCAGCACCCTATTGATGCTGATTATGTTTGCAATGGGTGTAACGCTAGAATTTGGCGATTTTAAACGCGTGCTTTCTCGGCCCGCGCCGGTTGCCGCCGCCACTTTCCTGCATTATTTGGTGATGCCGCTGGCTGCATGGCTCTTAGCGAAGCTGTTCCACATGCCTGATGATCTGGCAGCCGGTATGATTCTGGTGGGCAGCGTTGCCAGCGGAACGGCGTCCAACGTGATGATTTACCTGGCCAAAGGAGACGTGGCACTTTCTGTGACCATCTCCTCCGTCTCTACGTTGGTCGGCGTATTCGCCACGCCGCTGCTTACTCGTCTTTATGTGGATACGCACATCAAAGTTGACGTCGAGGGCATGCTGTTGAGTATTCTACAAATTGTCGTGATCCCTATTTTGGCCGGTTTGATTATTCACCACCTGTTCACGAAAGCCGTCAAACGCATCGAGCCTTTCCTGCCGCTGTTCTCGATGGTCTGCATTCTGGCTATCATCAGCGCAGTGATCGCCGGGAGCCAGGGTTTGATTGGCTCGGTAGGACTGGTAGTGGTTATCGCGGTGATTCTGCACAATGCCATTGGCCTGCTCAGCGGTTACTTTGGCGGTAAGCTGTTTGGATTTGATGAAACCACCTGCCGCACCATTGCGCTGGAAGTGGGCATGCAAAACTCCGGTTTGGCCGCCACGTTGGGCAAACTTTACTTCACTCCAATAGCAGCGCTGCCGGGCGCAATCTTCTCGGTATGGCACAACCTCTCCGGCTCGCTGCTGGCCGGTTACTGGTCGGGTCGTCCGGTGAAGAAAGAGCAGAAATCCGTTGAGGAATAA